The DNA sequence CACCCGGTGGGCGATGGACAGGGGGCCGTGGGTGAAGAGCCGGTCGCCGGCCATGGGGCGAAGATCGGTGGGGGCGCCGGATCAGGCCTTGACGCTGCGCGCCAGGCCGCGCTGGTGCTCCCTGTGGATGAGGAAGAGGTCGATCCACAGGCGGAAGGCATAGCCGGCCTCCACTTTGGACCGCCCCCGGTCGATCCATTCCGTCAACGGCACCTCGGTCATGCGCGTCATGGCGCCCTCCCTTCCGTGCAGGAGGATGAAGCGGGAGAACAGTTCCACGTCGAAGAGCCAGCGCGAGAGGAATGGAGCGTCGAACAGGACGGCGGCGATCTCCCGCGTGAACAGTTTGCACCCGCACTGGGTGTCGTAGACGCGCAGATCGAGGATGCCCGAGATGAAGGTGGCGATGATGCGCCCCACCACGTGCCGCCGCCATTTCCGTTCGATGGTGGACCCCACCCGGGCGATGCGCGACCCGAAGCAGAAGCTCACCCCGCCGGCCAGATGCTGCCGCATCGCGTAGCACTCCTCCGGGGACACGGCCAGGTCAGCATCCAGGAAGGCGATGTGGCGCGGGTCGTAGCGCGCAGCACAGGCCAGCACACCTTGCCGCACGGCCTCCGCCTTGCCCCGG is a window from the Flavobacteriales bacterium genome containing:
- a CDS encoding glycosyltransferase encodes the protein MDTAIGIGIVIPCYNEGDRLPVERIRRFIPAHPDALLCFVDDGSTDGTAQLLEGLRTEHPDRVAVVTLDQNRGKAEAVRQGVLACAARYDPRHIAFLDADLAVSPEECYAMRQHLAGGVSFCFGSRIARVGSTIERKWRRHVVGRIIATFISGILDLRVYDTQCGCKLFTREIAAVLFDAPFLSRWLFDVELFSRFILLHGREGAMTRMTEVPLTEWIDRGRSKVEAGYAFRLWIDLFLIHREHQRGLARSVKA